The following are encoded in a window of Tessaracoccus flavescens genomic DNA:
- a CDS encoding ankyrin repeat domain-containing protein encodes MNGKADRLPDGFDKRVREPYTVAELEEIFSTVDVNARGGYSEEPAISMRAVDLAGATWLLDHGADLEALSRFQKAPLATRAGHRSPRIVALLIQRGATVDAHPSSGETALQVAAKQLDLESVEVLLDAGADPRNSFGYRGDNALDCAAFGVTEHGGSGPSASCVGCWRPERGWGSDRWGICGQRCARQGSGSCATVTLLPRSRRSRRSSSCSASRSRNRRGSSGRTIRSP; translated from the coding sequence ATGAACGGCAAGGCAGACCGGCTTCCCGATGGCTTCGACAAGCGCGTCCGCGAGCCCTACACCGTCGCCGAACTCGAGGAGATCTTCTCCACCGTCGACGTGAACGCCCGGGGCGGCTACTCCGAGGAGCCCGCCATTTCGATGCGGGCCGTCGATCTTGCCGGGGCCACCTGGCTGCTCGACCACGGTGCCGATCTCGAGGCGCTGAGCCGCTTCCAGAAGGCACCGCTGGCCACGCGGGCAGGTCACCGCAGCCCCCGGATCGTCGCCCTGCTCATCCAGCGGGGGGCAACGGTCGACGCCCATCCGTCGAGCGGCGAGACGGCTTTGCAGGTGGCCGCGAAGCAGCTCGACCTGGAGAGCGTCGAGGTCCTGCTGGACGCCGGTGCCGATCCGAGGAACTCGTTCGGCTACAGGGGCGACAACGCCCTCGACTGCGCCGCCTTCGGCGTGACCGAGCACGGGGGGAGCGGGCCCTCCGCGTCGTGCGTCGGCTGCTGGAGACCGGAGCGCGGCTGGGGGAGCGACCGGTGGGGCATCTGCGGTCAACGCTGCGCCAGGCAAGGAAGTGGCAGCTGCGCAACGGTGACCTTGCTGCCTCGGTCGCGGCGCTCGAGGAGGTCCTCGAGCTGCTCGGCGTCGAGAAGCCGGAACCGCCGCGGGTCCTCGGGCCGGACGATCCGATCACCGTGA
- a CDS encoding RNB domain-containing ribonuclease, whose product MPATRVEVPEVPHDLREGLALLQDKLGLPHEFPADVLQEAELAAELPVHDHVDRTDIEFVTIDPASSTDLDQALQIERDGDSFLVRYAISDVGHFVQPGTALEAETHRRGQTKYAPSARVPLHPPVLSEGAASLLADSVPRPAMLWELRLDARGELVDVALTRAMVLNHAKLSYEQVQADLDAGTAHRSIELLPEVGRLREQLEIERGGVSLNLPEQEIVQHDGTWDLEFRALVPVENWNAQISLLTGFTAADVMLKGKVGILRTLPPAEKWSIDKLRRSARTLGVEWPKGMSYPDFVRSLSPDVPAELAVLTKCTMLFRGAGYVAFNGELPDGNLEHSALAAPYAHTTAPLRRLVDRYVLEICHALINGLPLPAWATEGLDVLPEEMAEAGRSANAYERGVIDLTEALVLSSRVGEVFTGVITDVNPKNSQGTVQIADPAVELRVKAKQDEVGTEIEVRIDKVDVVEGRVELSRTGR is encoded by the coding sequence GCGAGGGCCTCGCCCTGCTGCAGGACAAGCTGGGACTGCCCCACGAGTTCCCGGCGGACGTGCTGCAGGAGGCAGAGCTCGCCGCTGAGCTGCCGGTGCACGACCACGTCGACCGCACCGACATCGAGTTCGTGACGATCGACCCGGCCAGCTCGACCGATCTCGACCAGGCCCTGCAGATCGAACGCGACGGGGACAGTTTCCTCGTCCGCTACGCCATCTCCGACGTCGGCCACTTCGTCCAGCCGGGCACCGCTCTCGAGGCGGAGACGCACCGGAGGGGCCAGACCAAGTACGCCCCGAGCGCACGCGTTCCGCTGCACCCGCCGGTGCTGAGCGAGGGGGCGGCGTCGCTGCTGGCTGACTCCGTGCCACGCCCGGCGATGCTGTGGGAGCTGCGGCTCGACGCGAGGGGCGAACTGGTCGACGTGGCCCTCACCCGGGCGATGGTGCTCAACCACGCCAAGCTGAGCTACGAGCAGGTGCAGGCCGATCTCGACGCGGGCACGGCACACCGCAGCATCGAGCTGCTGCCGGAGGTCGGCAGGCTGCGCGAGCAGCTGGAGATCGAACGCGGCGGCGTCTCGCTGAATCTTCCGGAACAGGAGATCGTCCAGCACGACGGCACCTGGGACCTCGAGTTCCGCGCTCTCGTCCCGGTGGAGAACTGGAACGCGCAGATCTCGCTGCTGACCGGGTTCACCGCAGCAGACGTGATGCTCAAGGGCAAGGTCGGCATCCTGCGCACGCTTCCCCCTGCGGAGAAGTGGTCGATCGACAAGCTGCGCCGCTCCGCCCGCACCCTCGGCGTCGAGTGGCCGAAGGGGATGAGCTACCCGGACTTCGTCCGCTCGCTCTCGCCCGACGTCCCGGCCGAGCTGGCCGTGCTGACCAAGTGCACCATGCTGTTCCGCGGTGCGGGCTACGTCGCGTTCAACGGGGAACTGCCCGACGGCAACCTCGAGCACAGCGCGCTCGCCGCGCCTTACGCGCACACCACGGCCCCGCTGCGCCGCCTCGTCGACCGTTACGTCCTGGAGATCTGCCACGCGCTGATCAACGGCCTTCCCCTGCCCGCCTGGGCGACGGAGGGCCTTGACGTCCTGCCGGAGGAGATGGCCGAGGCGGGCCGCAGCGCCAACGCCTACGAGCGCGGCGTGATCGACCTCACCGAGGCCCTCGTGCTCTCTTCGCGGGTCGGCGAGGTGTTCACAGGCGTGATCACCGACGTGAACCCGAAGAACTCCCAGGGAACAGTCCAGATCGCGGACCCCGCGGTCGAACTGCGGGTCAAGGCGAAGCAGGACGAGGTCGGCACCGAAATCGAGGTCCGCATCGACAAGGTCGACGTGGTCGAGGGAAGGGTCGAGCTCTCCAGGACGGGACGCTGA